cttcgtagacagagtctggaagggcataattgacaagcgtttactttctcgtgggcgggcgcttgtctgaagtttaaaatcattggtgtacccgtaagccaatcacataacggttggttatgacgtatgttattcgccggctcagccgcctagaaattccgctgtaaacacaggtacgcggcgaaaacaaaaccatcgagcgaaataccggagtgaagatggctgtgaacgacttttgcagattatgtgaagtaaatctacacatccacaattatcgccttgccgaactttggcctccccagtttctcgctgacgatcggtaacaggTGAtaaaacttttcccaaaacctgtcgggagcagggccacaacatcacctccattcaaaatgtgaaccaaacactcttcttgttcgggcttcagttcacaaatgccgggaatattctccacaacagagcgaatagcatcccgctgtcgttttagatttccctcacctaaactacaatcttaaattcggcgcttagcgtctacgtcgcggctctcagcccgccctctgttcgttggttggcccggctgctgcggagataaactgggagatggtctgctatatcagactgagtgcagaagcgaactgaaattgagcagaagtacgaagtctgacgtagtcaggctacgaggcgagcgcaatatttttttttcctcgagagacatcatggcttgcaaacgagcgaagcatggcagttgttcagtgtttggatgtacaaatgaacaccgaagtattttttgAGTTCCTTCATCGGAGCCTATGAAGTGTAACATGTGTAACATGACTTCAATATATGTGGACATGGGCAactttgtcattaaaaaaatgatccAGAGTACAGTCTTCTCTAAACTACAAAGATTACTGATATAGATGCTAATACAGCTTTAGAGCCATAGCAAATCAGAGCAACGTGAAAAGCCAACAACAtaggctagcattagctacatgataataactgtaacagcatacataaacaaaccaactaaagtaccgtatcaagacacaatattttaaactaaccattcggagaagTCCTGCTGTAGCTGCTGAGTTGCAACGACTgcgtgtctacgagccattgcaaTACATCCagtgtcaacattagcgcatggtaacCGTGgccgcaagctggttaaggccacacacccaccctccaccttgccccacctctctcctcctcattagcatttaaagctacagacacagaaatggcacgtcctaaggaaagctcattgtgggactggcttgtagtggctgaaattctacaccaaggctgaatttcgggaaagagacttcagatacagtactagggaccacttaggcctatataaaagcatccaaaaagcagcatgtcatgggacctttaagtttcttttttaaattaaacttttatttgaaagagcatGTTTAATTGAGAAGTAGAGGGGAAAAGCAAACGGCTTAGTCGGTATTAATATATTATGCTAAGTCTTATGCAATCGTACGGTAGTTATATGgtggttattttatttgtgaggAAAAACTGAAATTTAGCTCTCTTTGGTGCGTTCATGAGACCTGTGTCGATGTAGTGAACGGGTCgccgtgattttgccaagtaagacatgttcctggatcaacatcttttgttgttgatgattttaaaaagatgattttaaagtgctttaaaactttaattttgtgaGAAAGGCATAACGATTTCGACATGAtcaaggtgagtaaatgacaacaaagtttcatttttttggggtgaactagttctttaatatgcattttaaaggggtcatataatgcccattttccacaagttaaTATGATTTAGGttcttaaaggattagttcactttcaaatcaaaatttcctgataatttactcaccctcatgtcatccaagatgtttatgtatttttttcttcagtcgaaaagaaattaaggttttgatgaagacattccaggatttttctccatatagtgaaCTTCAATGGACTCCAAACGGTTGAAAgtcaaaattacagtttcagtgcagcttcaaagggctatAAACAATACCAGACCATGAATAAGGGTCTGCATTTGGTGGCAGCGGTGGGATGGCTACCCGTAAGAAAGCGCCAAAAGGAAAAAGACCTGGTTTGCGTTCCCAAGCAAAGGATGCTGTTAAAGAGGATGTTGCATGGGACACACTGGGGACATCATCAGAAGAGGAGGCATCAGTGGGGCTTCCAGGTGCCCAGAGCGAGCCAGGCCCATCCCGTTCCAGTGAGGGTACGGTGAGCCTCATGAGAGAGTTTCTCAATGCGCAGCAGCTAAGGGAGGACAGGTACCTTCTGGAGCTCCAGGGGTTATGAGAATCCAGACAGTCGGGCCTTCACCATTGACTCCAAGTGATACCAGGAGCATGCGGATGGAACTCCCGACTCCTGCACCGCGGAGAGTATCCACAGACAACGCACCAGTTCAACTTACTGATTCACCACCAAGAGCTTCTACTCAGCAGAGGTTGTCGCCTCGTCGAATGGAGACGCCGGTGCCAGTTCTACAGCAGGGGGATGACATTGAGAGCTACCTTCAGCGATTTGAGCGACTGGCCATTTCACCGGAGACTTACCGTCATTGGTTCCGGGCAGCGACAGTGCCGGACGGGGAAGCTCCAACAGAAACTTATCATCGTCTGCGGAATCTCTACCAGTGCTGGGTAAGACCGGATCTGCATACCAAAGAGGAGGTTGGAGAACTTGTGATCTTGGAACAGTTACTTCGAGTGCTCCCTTTCAACAGCCAAACCTGGGTTAAGGAGCACGAGCCAACATCAGGACTGGCAGCCGCCAAGTTGGCCCAGCAGTACATGAACCCTCACAGAACTGTTCCTCGTTCTCAACCCCCTAAAGGTAAAGCACGCTACACCCAACATGCTAGTGGTCATGGGTCTGAACTGAGCCACCAACCCCAAGAGATTACAGCAGGTACACAAGGGCTTAAAATTACAACTGGTCAATGACTAATTTGTTTTTCAAGTCCAAATTGACTGGGTTTTATTATGCCCCTAGAAAAGAAGACAATGTCACTGACTATGGTAGGGAGGGACAAACTAGTCAAATGGTTTTGGACATTTCTGTTAACGGACATTCTCTGGAAGAGAATGATCAATGTATGGTGGATCATCCTGGCCTAGAACctgtttgtttaaatgtgttctcacttcagaatgcattaaatatctACAGAGCAGACAATGGGCCCTTAGGTCTAAGGGAAATAGAAGGGTAAGTTGTGTTTTGATTCATTGGAGTCCTCATTTTGTATTGTAACATAAGCGACTGCCGAGCAAAGCATAAAGTTCCCTATGGGTAACTGTTCATCTGTAGCGTAATTTTTAAGTATCACATACCAACATACCATTCTACATAAAATACCAAGTACTGAATAGACACAAAACTGTTTGTACTAACATTTATTGACTGAAATATTGTTTTACTGAATACCACAGAGGTTTTCAATCAGTTATTCAGCAAAACAGCAGTAACAGCAAAACTGATTGGTCAAAAGACAAATAGAAAgtagcaaatgaataaaaaattaaataaataaatgtaatgattaGACTAAATAACATTACTTTCACCCCAAAAATCTGTTTAATTGTCTCAGCCGTTACAGGTTTTTGACCTACAGAAGCTTCGTCAGCTGGTGTTGGGGCATTCTGGGCTGGAGAATCAGGGTAGTGCTGCCCTCTTGTGTGGTGCTCACGCAACTCCACGCAGCTCCCGCACTACTCCCCATTcgaaatgaatgacttccggtCTGTCGTTCGTCACAGATAGTGGAAAGGCGGCTTCAGGGAAGGTATGTGGGGTTCAGAGTTGCCCTTGATTGAACCTAGTCACGTAGCTGTCTATCACTTCCAGTTTGTCTGGTTTCTCAAACTGGGATGTGAGATCCTCAGGTATGGAGATCTTCAGGATATCGTCCATATATGGGGTTGGGTCCACAACAACTTTCTCAAAGATAAGTTCCAACAGGTTGTCCACGTAgtctgtacaaaaaaaaatttaattcgtttttattttcagattaCTCTGAAGCAGTGTTGCTCACTTAGTGTTGTCACTTTATGGTTTTATatgtaaaattgtttataaGGTTTATCGTTTCTAAAAAGTAATTtgatacaaaatgtatttatgttctgattctGATATTATGTCTGTACATACaatgtttattttgcatttaaataaaaacttgttAAACTGACGGAAGGTTGGTTCTGCTTTCACTGGCTTTGCAGAGCATTGTCCTTTCTTGTATTTTGGAAAAACCACCTTAAATAGTGGCTCCCCAGCTGCTGTTGTGGCTTGGGGACGCCCATCATTCTCATTAAAATGTAGGGCTGCCAGGTAGAATCTTTAGAGGAGAAATAATGGTTAAACATAAGTTAGGTCACACCTgcgtgttattttgtgtttggaaATGTGTATACATTCTTTTCCAAATTATTATATCGAGTTACCTGCATAACATtccaagaaaagaaaagacaatATTCTTGGGTGCAAAACGCAGAATTACACTGTGGAACGCCTCCAGTGATGAGGTCTGATGGTGAGGGCTCAGTTTCTCAACATCCTTCAGAATCCTCTTGTTTCTGAGGACCTTCTCTAATCGACAGAAGGCAGGTGTCCCTGGTGGGAAAAGTGGAACttattaaactttatatttaaaaacaagtaattacacaaaaaaataattattttatattaaaattaaaagaaaaaaaagtaatgtctGTCATATGCACATAGACACATAATTTACATTGACACTGCAAATAGGGTAAACACACCAGCTCTCAACCACTTGCTCTTGCCCCTTGTAGTGCGTTGCGGATGCAAACACCGTGGGAAAAAGGGATCGtcatgtgtgtgcatgtcttGGACATGATTAAGAATTGAAGTCCACTTTGCGACTCGCTCTTGCCCTGAGGAAGAAGAAGCCGCTGTCCAATATATGTGGTTTTTTATACTGCGATACCACTTCTGCAGTTTTTCTCTGTCTTTGCCCTGAGCAATCCTCAGCAGTTTCTTTGAGACTCctaatacaaacaaacaaactgtattTCAGACATGCAGAAAGTGTGtattgaacacaaaataatatatataaaatttttttttaaaaagacagttCTTGGCAAAGGTATGATTTTTGATCACAATCTTTAGCAATGACATTTCACTGCTCTGTTTAAAAAATAACCAGTCTGTGAGACTATGAAAGTCATTAAGCACATAAACCACACCTACCCAAACAAGAGCTAATACCTTTTTCTATGTGCCATACATCGTAATACTGCGTGATGTTGGCCTCCTGCAGGAATTTTTGTATTTGAGGGTGCCGGTCTGTAACAATGCTGTCAAAAGTCACACCGTGTGCCCTCAAGAGATCAAGGCTCCTCCTCAGTCCCTCTTTCTCCATGTTGTTGCTCCCTCCAACTTCATTACTCTGATTACAAAAGAAAGGGCAGATATGACAATGGATGACAATGCCTGTTATGTTAGCGAATAgctacacagtaaaaaaatcCTTGTGcctttttttctgtatatttacattGTTATATTGCATATGCACTACATTTCGCAAAAGTTCATAATTTTAGACTCACCTGAACTAGTTGCAGATCAATAATACTGCTGGTCCTTAGGTCCATCACATAGTAACTGCCAAACTTGGCTGAATGACCTTTACAGAGAAAATTACTGTTTACTTTGTATTACAttctgtatttcttttttttattattattctgtatGTTTAGCTTTCACAGTAATATCTAAACTGAGACAGTTGTTCAGCATGTAGTACCTGGTGAATCTGCCCTCATGTCACCGCCTAGGACAATGTTCTGCTGCTGTCTGAGCTGCTGCAACATGCCATCCTGTGCTTTCTTCCAGCTATGTACAATTGCAGGCTCTATGTACCTCCGGGCATGAATTCGAAAGGTGGTGTAGTGGATCATTTTCAGTTGCATTGCCCGGAATATCTAAGGTCAGAAAAGAGGATTTTTTCATTTAGCATGACTTCAGGGACAGTATGTTCATTTCTTTATGTTCAGGGTGGATCTTAGAGATATTAATTGCAACAGTAAATTATAGGCTAGACAGTAAAATCCTTACAAACCTACCTTTTTAACTTTGAAAAAAGAGGCACCAGTGGCATACACTGCAACAGAAAGCTGGAGGTTCCCTGCAGGAGTGCTTTGTATAATTGGCTGACTATTCCATTTTCTGAAGAAGTCACATTGTGGGCACCGTTGTTCCACAGCGAGGAATGTGCCAAATATTGTTCTCCGCACTTTGGTAACACGATGACACACAGGACACTGCTCAAAGAGCTGCAGCAGGCAGTTTTCATAAACAATGTACGTTGCTGTCTTATGAGCCGGCTTTGAAGATTCAAATCTATTAGAATAATAAAGACTTCATTTAATAATTACCAAATTGCACATAacatactaaaaaataaattgatgaATCCAATCCAACTGAATgcaacatttaacaaaaaaaaaaaaaagtcttgtaACTCACGTCACATCTGTTGGCTCAGTCAAAGTTGTGACAGAGTCAGATGGATCATATGTAGAATCCATAGGCTCTTCCACATTCATACATGAGCTGGCTCCAAAAGggtcctcctcttcctcctctagCTCCAAGCGAGATTTCTTATTTGGCCTCTTTATTGGTGTTGTTGATAGCAGTGGTTTTGAGGAGCCAACACCAATATCTGGGTATAACATAGTTGTCTGTGTGCCTGGTACATAATAGTAGACATTTTACTACCGTGGaagaatataaaatttaaaaaatgaataaacatcatAACTGACAAGTACcacaaaaactgaataaattacTACACACTATACAGGATCTGGATCAGCAAACCTGTGCTTTTGTAGTGCGGACGTAGAGTTTTTATTGACAGCTGAGTGCCAACTGTGCACAGTTGTGGTGTTTTCTTCTGGCAGGCCACATGTTGCACCATGGCCAATTCTTCAGATGTGCTTgcctaaacaaaaacaaataagtgATCGGGTAACATAACTTATTCGGGTGTAATATTGAAAAACATTAATGTGAGTAGTTATAGTCTTGAATCATATGCTGTAAACACTATTTTGCAGGTATTGTGTTAAATTTACCATTCATCTTCATGCTACTTATAACTGCtacaaaacaatttaaaagattattattatttatttatttttttacattagttataAACCATCTACAAAAGTAAGCTTAATGTAGTGTTACCATGTTAACTTTACCAACTACGTACACAGTTTGTAATAACACAATCACtttaatgcattgttcattataaacgtgggattatGAATTATATTGAGAAGGTCGTACATAGAAAAGATGACAATGTTCCCTGAGTGTacactttagccgcattcatcgtgaaacttgccAACTTTTGCACATTATTAGAAaaagcgatttgcaaagattaatagaACGAAatgttacactcacttcttctggaggtgaagcagGAACACGAAGAGTTGGTACCGAtccttttttcaggagcagcttcttagcaaaacctgCTTTATACTGACCCTcgtttataaagcagtctggtgagaaatgattcgcgcaaacatgaatgcatttaggTTGATCGGGGGGcatattc
The sequence above is drawn from the Onychostoma macrolepis isolate SWU-2019 chromosome 04, ASM1243209v1, whole genome shotgun sequence genome and encodes:
- the LOC131538581 gene encoding uncharacterized protein LOC131538581 isoform X1, with the translated sequence MASKRLWCSVLGCNNEHSSHHDVPKSEPLKTQWLDFVFEGNMPPDQPKCIHVCANHFSPDCFINEGQYKAGFAKKLLLKKGSVPTLRVPASPPEEASTSEELAMVQHVACQKKTPQLCTVGTQLSIKTLRPHYKSTGTQTTMLYPDIGVGSSKPLLSTTPIKRPNKKSRLELEEEEEDPFGASSCMNVEEPMDSTYDPSDSVTTLTEPTDVTFESSKPAHKTATYIVYENCLLQLFEQCPVCHRVTKVRRTIFGTFLAVEQRCPQCDFFRKWNSQPIIQSTPAGNLQLSVAVYATGASFFKVKKIFRAMQLKMIHYTTFRIHARRYIEPAIVHSWKKAQDGMLQQLRQQQNIVLGGDMRADSPGHSAKFGSYYVMDLRTSSIIDLQLVQSNEVGGSNNMEKEGLRRSLDLLRAHGVTFDSIVTDRHPQIQKFLQEANITQYYDVWHIEKGVSKKLLRIAQGKDREKLQKWYRSIKNHIYWTAASSSSGQERVAKWTSILNHVQDMHTHDDPFFPRCLHPQRTTRGKSKWLRAGTPAFCRLEKVLRNKRILKDVEKLSPHHQTSSLEAFHSVILRFAPKNIVFSFLGMLCRFYLAALHFNENDGRPQATTAAGEPLFKVVFPKYKKGQCSAKPVKAEPTFHYVDNLLELIFEKVVVDPTPYMDDILKISIPEDLTSQFEKPDKLEVIDSYVTRFNQGQL
- the LOC131538581 gene encoding uncharacterized protein LOC131538581 isoform X2, giving the protein MASKRLWCSVLGCNNEHSSHHDVPKSEPLKTQWLDFVFEGNMPPDQPKCIHVCANHFSPDCFINEGQYKAGFAKKLLLKKGSVPTLRVPASPPEEASTSEELAMVQHVACQKKTPQLCTVGTQLSIKTLRPHYKSTGTQTTMLYPDIGVGSSKPLLSTTPIKRPNKKSRLELEEEEEDPFGASSCMNVEEPMDSTYDPSDSVTTLTEPTDVTFESSKPAHKTATYIVYENCLLQLFEQCPVCHRVTKVRRTIFGTFLAVEQRCPQCDFFRKWNSQPIIQSTPAGNLQLSVAVYATGASFFKVKKIFRAMQLKMIHYTTFRIHARRYIEPAIVHSWKKAQDGMLQQLRQQQNIVLGGDMRADSPGHSAKFGSYYVMDLRTSSIIDLQLVQSNEVGGSNNMEKEGLRRSLDLLRAHGVTFDSIVTDRHPQIQKFLQEANITQYYDVWHIEKGVSKKLLRIAQGKDREKLQKWYRSIKNHIYWTAASSSSGQERVAKWTSILNHVQDMHTHDDPFFPRCLHPQRTTRGKSKWLRAGTPAFCRLEKVLRNKRILKDVEKLSPHHQTSSLEAFHSVILRFAPKNIVFSFLGMLCRFYLAALHFNENDGRPQATTAAGEPLFKTTWTTCWNLSLRKLLWTQPHIWTIS